In Candidatus Cloacimonadota bacterium, a single genomic region encodes these proteins:
- the dprA gene encoding DNA-processing protein DprA → MKINEYKNWLKLVSINGVGPGKLKKLLRQYGNPLNIFKADNKSLSSLNYLTPKNIKNILSVRENEFVSTQLKLLDKYNVRLISIQDEEYPDLLKFIYTPPILLYIKGEILPEDSFSFAIVGTRKATNYGKIQTNKIGFELAKSGFSIVSGLAYGIDSVAHTSALKAGGRTIAVCGTGLDVVYPPTNRKLAENIIRSGALISEFPLESKIEPWNFPTRNRIISGMSRGVLVVEGSKKSGALITSKDGLQQDRDIFALPGNVDSPQSEGPNYLIKLGAKLVTCAKDILEEYEQLTLFSVQVRGSKNNTIPKSSYKMTDDEGKIYDIIQKNGRNITLDSMVESSSFTVSQLSSMLLNMEIKGIVKRAPQNHYLLV, encoded by the coding sequence ATGAAAATTAATGAATACAAAAATTGGCTAAAATTAGTTTCGATTAACGGGGTGGGACCTGGGAAACTGAAAAAGTTACTTAGACAATACGGAAATCCTCTAAATATTTTCAAAGCTGATAATAAATCACTATCTTCATTAAATTATCTTACCCCAAAGAATATTAAAAATATTCTTTCAGTCCGGGAAAATGAATTCGTTTCTACTCAATTGAAATTACTGGATAAATATAATGTCCGCCTGATCTCTATTCAGGATGAAGAATATCCCGATTTGCTCAAATTCATTTATACCCCCCCAATACTACTATATATTAAGGGAGAAATTTTGCCTGAAGACAGTTTTTCCTTTGCAATTGTGGGAACCAGAAAAGCCACGAATTATGGTAAAATACAGACAAACAAAATTGGGTTTGAGTTAGCAAAGAGCGGATTTAGCATTGTTAGCGGTTTGGCTTATGGAATTGATAGCGTTGCCCACACTTCTGCTTTGAAGGCTGGTGGAAGAACAATAGCAGTTTGTGGCACCGGTCTTGATGTGGTTTACCCGCCGACGAATCGAAAATTAGCCGAAAATATCATTCGTTCGGGTGCACTAATTTCTGAATTTCCTTTGGAAAGCAAGATCGAACCTTGGAATTTTCCGACAAGGAACAGAATAATCAGTGGAATGAGCAGGGGAGTTCTTGTGGTGGAAGGTTCAAAAAAAAGTGGAGCCCTGATAACTTCAAAAGATGGCTTGCAGCAAGATCGCGATATTTTTGCACTTCCCGGGAATGTGGATTCTCCTCAAAGTGAAGGTCCGAATTATCTTATAAAACTCGGAGCAAAACTTGTAACTTGTGCGAAAGATATTTTAGAAGAGTATGAGCAGTTAACACTTTTCAGTGTACAAGTAAGGGGGAGTAAAAATAATACAATTCCCAAATCTTCTTATAAAATGACAGATGATGAGGGAAAAATTTATGATATTATCCAAAAAAACGGGAGGAATATAACCCTTGATTCGATGGTTGAAAGTTCAAGTTTTACAGTTTCGCAACTCTCGTCTATGTTGTTGAATATGGAGATCAAAGGAATTGTAAAAAGAGCTCCACAGAATCACTATTTGTTGGTTTGA
- the obgE gene encoding GTPase ObgE, translating into MFIDYAKMQIKSGKGGDGCLSFRREKYVPFGGPDGGCGGDGGNVIAICKSNMNTLLNYKYIKHFKADSGKNGQGSNKYGKKGKDIILEFPLGTEIYEIDEDGNRIQKLADISEKDHKIVLAKGGTGGRGNAVFVSSTNQTPRRHEDGKPGETKFIEVTLKLMADAGLVGFPNAGKSTLISHISAAHPKVANYEFTTLQPCIGVVKVDDLHTFVMADIPGIIEGAHLGKGLGIQFLKHIERNKVLIFVLDITQPDLLDRFKTLKDELHSYKTDLGRKTFLVILNKIDLIPKEDLDEWLEEITKEFSEVNAEILPVSAVTGKNLQSLKYKIFELINKQKQGKLF; encoded by the coding sequence ATGTTCATAGATTATGCGAAAATGCAAATAAAAAGCGGAAAAGGTGGCGATGGCTGTCTGAGTTTCCGGAGAGAGAAATACGTTCCATTTGGTGGTCCAGATGGTGGCTGTGGTGGAGATGGTGGAAATGTCATCGCGATTTGTAAAAGTAATATGAATACTTTACTAAATTATAAATACATAAAACATTTCAAGGCGGATAGTGGTAAAAATGGTCAAGGGTCAAACAAATATGGGAAAAAGGGAAAAGATATAATTTTAGAATTTCCACTCGGAACAGAAATCTATGAGATTGATGAAGACGGAAATAGGATTCAAAAACTTGCGGATATTTCTGAAAAAGACCATAAAATAGTGCTCGCAAAGGGTGGTACCGGGGGAAGAGGAAATGCTGTTTTTGTAAGTTCCACAAATCAAACCCCGAGAAGGCACGAAGATGGAAAGCCGGGAGAAACAAAATTTATAGAAGTAACCCTAAAATTGATGGCTGATGCCGGTCTTGTTGGATTTCCAAATGCAGGTAAATCCACTTTGATAAGTCATATCTCCGCTGCTCATCCAAAAGTGGCAAATTATGAATTCACAACCCTCCAACCGTGTATTGGAGTTGTAAAAGTAGATGACTTGCATACATTTGTTATGGCGGATATTCCCGGAATAATCGAAGGAGCGCATCTTGGAAAAGGTTTAGGAATCCAATTCTTGAAACATATTGAGAGAAATAAGGTTTTGATTTTTGTTCTGGATATTACCCAACCGGATTTGCTTGATAGATTCAAAACTTTAAAGGATGAATTACACTCTTATAAAACAGACCTTGGCAGAAAAACCTTTCTGGTTATCCTAAATAAAATTGACCTAATCCCAAAAGAAGATTTGGATGAGTGGTTGGAAGAAATTACGAAGGAATTCTCGGAAGTGAATGCGGAAATTTTGCCGGTCTCAGCAGTTACAGGGAAAAATTTGCAGTCGCTGAAATATAAAATTTTTGAGTTGATAAACAAACAGAAGCAAGGAAAATTATTTTAG